A genomic segment from Flavobacterium litorale encodes:
- a CDS encoding tetratricopeptide repeat protein, with product MKKVYLLFGLIISLTCNAQDEPNGNEDTALFYKGIGFYEASYEAYHHKLKIHSKNKEVDSLKISRKFILESSAKLKEKILEQALEYFDELIENYPESKLYFMALNNKAEIEYELEYDAAKDTFIEILKSDASDNGPYNEDGLTGEAYANYKNRACLRLAYIAHESENYNEAIKYLKLTEKYPYYHFCGNAYAENDIYMAQLYAKNYIALGNNKKALDYLLPHVFPSGFADNEKLVKLTANTIEKEYGSENAKEMFATAKKTLRCKSKKGFPPYVITFLGREIEVAMPPNAYSHDLDEEMDKMVKVLENSLISQLLK from the coding sequence ATGAAAAAAGTATATTTACTATTTGGATTAATTATATCGCTCACCTGTAATGCACAAGATGAGCCAAATGGTAATGAAGATACCGCACTATTTTACAAGGGTATTGGTTTTTATGAAGCGTCTTACGAAGCTTATCACCACAAACTCAAAATACACAGCAAAAATAAAGAAGTTGATAGTTTAAAGATAAGTCGCAAATTTATACTGGAGTCATCGGCAAAACTCAAAGAAAAAATACTAGAGCAAGCACTTGAATATTTTGACGAACTTATTGAGAATTACCCTGAGTCCAAGCTTTATTTTATGGCATTAAATAATAAAGCTGAAATTGAATACGAGCTAGAATATGATGCTGCAAAAGATACTTTTATTGAGATATTAAAAAGTGATGCCAGCGATAATGGACCATACAACGAAGATGGTCTTACGGGAGAAGCTTATGCAAATTACAAAAACAGGGCTTGCCTAAGATTAGCCTATATAGCACACGAATCTGAAAATTACAATGAAGCGATAAAATATTTAAAACTAACTGAAAAATATCCATACTATCATTTTTGCGGCAACGCTTATGCAGAAAACGATATATATATGGCACAACTATATGCCAAAAACTATATAGCATTAGGCAATAACAAAAAAGCATTAGATTATCTTCTACCTCATGTTTTCCCATCTGGATTCGCGGACAATGAAAAACTCGTAAAATTAACAGCCAATACTATTGAAAAAGAATATGGTAGCGAGAATGCGAAAGAAATGTTTGCGACAGCTAAAAAAACTTTAAGATGCAAAAGTAAAAAAGGTTTCCCTCCGTATGTAATAACATTTTTGGGCAGAGAGATAGAAGTTGCAATGCCACCAAATGCGTACTCACATGACCTAGACGAAGAAATGGATAAAATGGTTAAAGTATTAGAAAACTCACTCATCAGCCAATTACTCAAATAA
- a CDS encoding oxidoreductase encodes MKIRVIGGGPGGLYFSILLKKAKPEYDISVYERNKADDSFGFGVVFSDETLSEFLTRDPDSYDLIRSEFAYWDELDVARDGEKVRITGNGFCGCSRKTLLQLLQQRCRDVGVTLHFEANVTDLSQFSDADIIVAADGINSGIREQFTEDFGTEVEMKSNRFVWMGSTRPLDAFTYFFRSTPYGTFVAHTYQYEEGMSTWIFETTDATWQKAGFDVTDEAATIAKLSELFKEELDGHGLISNRSHWRQFPAITNKKWHKDNIVLLGDAKATAHYSIGSGTKLAMECAIALADSVIKHTNNIPAVFENYEKLRRNRVEMIQHAANVSLDWFEHMDRHMQHDFMKFAFSTMTRAKKVTFENLGLRDASFTQKVLEAFNKKEGNNNLHTPAAFTPYKLRQMELDNRIVMSPMEQYSAEEGVVNDWHLMHYGSRATGGLGLILTEAAAISLTGRITLGCAGIWSKKQTLAWKRVVNFVHQNSTAKIGIQIGHSGRKGAMQYYWDYKNEAINNPWELISASPIPFSEKMGTPKEMTIADMDTITTEFVNATKNANKAGFDMIELQAHHGFLLASFLSPLTNIRTDEFGGSIQNRLKFPLRVFKAMREAFPQEKPMSVRISASDWAENGITEDDVLAIATAFKEAGADIINVSTGLTVAHEKPAIGRMWQTPFSDMVRNEANVPTITAGYIQDIDQINTILLNGRADLVALGKTLLLDPYFVRNAQAYEKYKANNIEELGIPKPYMSAVPHFYPYIAGQRRTMENMKKALKPLTHKK; translated from the coding sequence ATGAAAATAAGAGTAATAGGCGGAGGTCCTGGAGGTTTATATTTTTCGATACTTTTAAAAAAGGCAAAGCCAGAGTATGATATAAGCGTGTACGAACGTAACAAAGCCGACGACTCCTTTGGTTTTGGCGTTGTATTCTCTGATGAAACCTTAAGTGAATTCCTTACCCGCGACCCTGATTCATACGACCTTATTAGGAGTGAATTTGCCTATTGGGACGAGCTTGATGTAGCACGCGATGGCGAAAAAGTGCGTATAACAGGTAACGGTTTTTGTGGTTGTTCGCGTAAAACACTACTACAGTTATTACAACAACGCTGCCGCGATGTAGGCGTTACCCTGCATTTTGAAGCCAATGTTACCGACCTTTCACAATTCTCCGATGCTGATATTATAGTGGCTGCCGATGGTATTAACAGCGGTATACGCGAGCAGTTTACTGAAGACTTTGGTACAGAAGTCGAAATGAAGAGCAACCGATTTGTGTGGATGGGTTCTACCCGACCGCTGGATGCCTTTACCTACTTTTTTAGAAGTACGCCTTACGGTACCTTTGTAGCCCATACGTACCAATATGAGGAAGGCATGAGTACCTGGATATTTGAAACTACCGATGCAACTTGGCAAAAAGCAGGTTTTGATGTTACTGATGAAGCGGCTACCATTGCCAAACTATCCGAACTATTTAAAGAAGAGTTGGACGGGCATGGTTTAATATCTAACCGTTCGCATTGGAGGCAATTCCCTGCCATTACCAATAAAAAATGGCATAAAGACAACATTGTATTACTGGGCGATGCCAAAGCAACAGCCCACTACTCTATCGGGTCGGGTACTAAGCTGGCTATGGAATGTGCCATTGCACTTGCCGATTCGGTTATAAAACACACCAACAATATACCCGCTGTTTTTGAGAATTACGAAAAACTGCGCCGTAACCGTGTAGAAATGATACAGCACGCTGCCAACGTATCGCTCGATTGGTTTGAGCATATGGACAGGCACATGCAACACGATTTTATGAAATTTGCCTTTAGCACCATGACGCGTGCTAAAAAAGTAACGTTTGAAAATTTAGGCTTACGCGATGCTTCATTCACGCAAAAAGTACTGGAAGCTTTTAATAAAAAAGAAGGGAATAACAACTTACATACACCTGCTGCATTTACCCCTTACAAGTTGCGACAAATGGAGCTTGATAACCGTATTGTGATGAGCCCGATGGAGCAATACTCGGCTGAGGAAGGCGTGGTGAACGATTGGCACTTAATGCACTACGGGTCGCGTGCTACAGGTGGTTTAGGATTAATTTTAACCGAAGCTGCAGCCATATCGCTTACTGGTAGAATTACTTTAGGTTGTGCGGGTATATGGTCTAAAAAACAAACTCTTGCATGGAAACGTGTTGTTAATTTTGTGCATCAAAACAGTACCGCTAAAATAGGTATTCAGATAGGGCATTCGGGGCGTAAAGGAGCTATGCAATATTATTGGGATTATAAAAACGAAGCTATTAATAATCCGTGGGAATTAATTTCGGCTTCACCAATTCCGTTTAGCGAAAAAATGGGTACGCCTAAGGAGATGACGATAGCCGATATGGATACCATAACCACCGAGTTTGTTAATGCTACAAAAAATGCCAACAAAGCAGGTTTTGATATGATTGAGCTACAGGCACATCACGGATTTTTATTAGCCTCTTTCCTATCGCCACTTACCAATATTCGTACAGATGAATTCGGCGGAAGCATCCAAAACCGTTTAAAATTCCCATTACGCGTATTTAAGGCTATGCGTGAGGCATTCCCGCAAGAAAAACCAATGTCGGTACGTATTTCGGCATCCGACTGGGCAGAAAATGGCATTACCGAAGACGATGTACTGGCTATTGCAACCGCATTTAAAGAGGCAGGTGCCGATATTATAAACGTTTCTACAGGGTTAACCGTAGCACACGAAAAACCCGCTATTGGCAGGATGTGGCAAACACCATTCTCGGATATGGTTCGTAATGAAGCGAATGTACCTACCATTACGGCAGGGTATATTCAGGATATCGACCAAATTAACACCATATTACTAAATGGGCGTGCTGATTTAGTAGCTCTGGGCAAAACTTTATTGCTCGACCCCTATTTTGTACGCAATGCACAAGCCTACGAAAAATATAAGGCGAATAATATTGAAGAACTCGGCATACCCAAACCGTATATGTCGGCAGTACCACACTTTTACCCTTATATAGCAGGGCAACGCCGTACTATGGAAAATATGAAAAAAGCATTAAAGCCATTAACGCATAAAAAGTAG
- a CDS encoding flavin reductase family protein — translation MQLDPSKASQKDVYKLLTGTIIPRPIGWVSSISKDGTTNLAPFSFFNAVGEDPPHIMFSTVRTGNKNKDTLNNILATKQFVVNLATMELVKAMNNTSANLPPNESEFDYAGLTPEPSVLVQPPRVKESPVSFECELVHHYSLEDHKNGGATVMIGRIVMFHIDDAILSDNLRINLDVYKPVARLAGSNYAGLGEIFSIKRPI, via the coding sequence ATGCAACTCGACCCATCCAAAGCCAGTCAGAAAGACGTTTACAAATTACTTACAGGCACCATAATTCCACGTCCTATAGGTTGGGTTTCGAGCATTAGCAAAGACGGTACAACCAACCTTGCACCCTTCTCATTTTTTAATGCGGTAGGCGAAGATCCGCCACATATTATGTTCTCTACGGTACGTACTGGCAATAAAAATAAAGATACACTCAACAACATATTAGCTACCAAGCAGTTTGTGGTTAATCTTGCTACCATGGAGTTGGTAAAAGCGATGAACAATACATCAGCAAATTTACCTCCTAACGAGAGCGAATTTGACTATGCAGGGCTTACACCCGAGCCATCGGTTTTAGTACAACCACCACGCGTAAAAGAAAGCCCCGTAAGTTTTGAGTGCGAACTCGTACACCATTATAGCTTAGAAGATCATAAAAATGGTGGTGCAACGGTAATGATAGGGCGCATTGTCATGTTTCATATAGATGATGCAATACTTTCGGATAATCTTAGAATAAATTTAGACGTTTACAAGCCTGTGGCACGCCTAGCAGGCTCTAACTACGCAGGGTTAGGCGAAATTTTTTCAATAAAAAGACCAATATAA
- the uvrB gene encoding excinuclease ABC subunit UvrB: MKFKVVSDYKPTGDQPAAIKQLSDGINANEKFQTLLGVTGSGKTFTMANVIEKVEKPTLVLAHNKTLAAQLYSEFKQFFPDNAVEYFVSYYDYYQPEAYIPVSGLYIEKDLSINDELEKMRLSTTSSLLSGRRDVLVVASVSCLYGIGNPVEFQKNVVSIERNQVISRTKLLHRLVQSLYSRTEAEFLPGTFRIKGDTVEVFPSYADDPFRIHFFGDEIEEIEAFNAKTAQVIEKYEKLNIYPANMFVTSPDVLQGAIWEIQQDLVKQVDYFKEIGKHLEAKRLEERTNFDLEMIRELGYCSGIENYSRYLDRRQPGTRPFCLLDYFPDDYLMVIDESHVTISQVHAMYGGDRSRKENLVEYGFRLPAAMDNRPLKFEEFEAMQNQVVFVSATPADYELQKSDGVYVEQVIRPTGLLDPVIEVRPSLNQIDDLIEEIQQRVELDERVLVTTLTKRMAEELAKYLTKVAIRCRYIHSDIDTIERVEIMQDLRKGLFDVLIGVNLLREGLDLPEVSLVAILDADKEGFLRSTRSLTQTVGRAARNVNGKAIMYADKITDSMQRTIDETTYRREKQHNYNTANNITPTALNKKIENSLGKNSITYATEEAPKHAAEPDTTYMAKGDIEKLIREKRKAMEKAAKDLDFLQAAKLRDDIKELQGKI, encoded by the coding sequence ATGAAATTCAAAGTAGTATCTGATTATAAACCAACGGGCGACCAGCCTGCTGCTATTAAACAACTTAGTGATGGCATTAACGCTAACGAAAAATTCCAAACCCTTTTAGGCGTTACAGGTTCGGGTAAAACCTTTACTATGGCAAATGTTATAGAAAAAGTAGAAAAACCAACCCTAGTACTAGCACATAACAAAACACTAGCAGCACAATTATACAGCGAATTCAAGCAATTTTTTCCTGATAATGCCGTAGAATACTTTGTATCCTACTACGATTATTACCAACCCGAAGCCTATATACCCGTAAGCGGATTGTACATAGAAAAAGACCTCTCTATAAATGATGAACTAGAGAAAATGCGCCTTAGTACCACCTCTTCTCTACTCTCAGGGCGTCGGGATGTACTAGTAGTAGCCTCAGTATCCTGTTTGTACGGTATTGGTAACCCCGTAGAATTTCAGAAAAACGTAGTTTCTATAGAACGCAACCAAGTAATTAGTCGTACCAAACTACTGCACCGTTTAGTACAAAGTTTATATTCGCGTACCGAAGCCGAATTTCTACCAGGTACATTCCGCATCAAGGGCGATACCGTTGAGGTATTCCCAAGTTATGCCGATGATCCGTTCCGAATTCACTTTTTTGGTGATGAAATTGAAGAAATAGAAGCATTTAATGCCAAAACAGCGCAGGTAATAGAGAAATATGAAAAATTGAATATTTACCCTGCCAATATGTTTGTAACCAGCCCCGATGTACTACAGGGAGCGATATGGGAAATACAACAAGACTTAGTGAAGCAGGTAGATTATTTTAAAGAAATAGGCAAACACCTCGAAGCAAAACGACTGGAAGAGCGTACCAATTTCGACCTCGAAATGATACGCGAGCTAGGCTACTGCTCGGGTATCGAGAATTACTCGCGCTATCTGGACAGAAGGCAACCTGGTACACGACCGTTCTGTTTACTCGATTATTTCCCTGACGATTATTTAATGGTTATCGACGAAAGCCACGTAACCATTAGCCAAGTACACGCCATGTATGGTGGCGACCGCTCGCGTAAAGAGAATTTAGTAGAATATGGCTTCCGCCTGCCTGCTGCTATGGATAACCGCCCTTTAAAGTTTGAGGAATTCGAAGCCATGCAAAATCAGGTAGTATTTGTAAGTGCTACCCCCGCCGATTATGAGTTGCAAAAAAGCGATGGCGTATATGTAGAGCAAGTAATACGCCCTACAGGCTTACTCGACCCCGTAATTGAAGTACGCCCAAGCCTAAACCAGATAGACGACCTTATTGAAGAAATACAGCAGCGTGTAGAACTAGACGAACGTGTGTTAGTAACCACACTAACCAAACGTATGGCAGAAGAGCTTGCCAAATACCTAACCAAAGTAGCCATACGCTGCCGTTACATCCATAGTGATATAGATACGATTGAGCGCGTAGAAATAATGCAAGATTTACGCAAAGGGCTGTTTGATGTACTTATTGGCGTTAACCTATTACGCGAGGGGTTGGATTTACCCGAAGTATCGTTAGTAGCCATATTGGATGCTGATAAGGAAGGTTTTTTGCGTAGTACGCGCTCGTTAACCCAAACCGTAGGGCGTGCCGCCCGTAATGTAAACGGTAAAGCCATAATGTACGCCGATAAAATTACCGATAGCATGCAGCGCACCATAGACGAAACTACTTACAGGCGCGAAAAACAACACAATTATAATACAGCCAATAACATAACCCCCACAGCACTAAACAAAAAAATAGAGAACTCGTTAGGTAAAAACAGTATTACGTATGCTACCGAAGAAGCTCCAAAACACGCTGCCGAACCCGATACGACCTATATGGCAAAAGGCGACATTGAGAAATTAATACGTGAAAAACGTAAAGCAATGGAAAAAGCAGCCAAAGATTTAGATTTTTTACAAGCCGCTAAGTTGAGGGATGATATTAAGGAATTGCAAGGTAAAATATAA